One Marasmius oreades isolate 03SP1 chromosome 2, whole genome shotgun sequence DNA segment encodes these proteins:
- a CDS encoding uncharacterized protein (BUSCO:EOG09264QRY), with the protein MALPTSLRTSATPPELELIASQQLIEIVPLIAMEKTAFILGAYGPLRPPIKASVPLWMAVNLKLKKKCHIIAPPWLNVEFLQNRLNEETGNKVFSKMPFRFAEIAKILLDVAPDDLESPDKIRSLLKDLREARQAKCRDGLAVLDRGETSLSNLCAMEINEIRPFFIHAKSIITQLYREEAQDLQEDSQGMTMS; encoded by the exons ATGGCACTACCTACCTCACTGCGAACGTCAGCAACTCCGCCAGAATTGGAACTCATTGCCTCTCAACAACTCATTGAGATCGTACCTCTGATCGCGATGGAGAAAACGGCCTTTATCTTG GGTGCATATGGTCCGCTCAGACCACCAATCAAAGCCAGTGTGCCCCTCTGGATGGCGGTCAACCTGAAGCTCAAGAAGAAATGCCATATCATTGCTCCCCCGTGGCTAAACGTTG AATTCCTGCAAAATCGTTTAAACGAAGAAACAGGAAACAAAGTGTTCAGCAAGATGCCTTTTCGGTTCGCTGAAATTGCCAAAATCTTACTGGATGT TGCCCCCGACGACCTTGAAAGCCCGGATAAAATTCGTTCTCTGCTTAAGGACCTTCGAGAGGCACGCCAGGCTAAGTGTAGAGATGGGCTGGCTGTTTTGGATCGTGGTGAAACCAGT CTCTCAAACCTATGTGCGATGGAAATAAATGAAATCCGACCCTTTTTTATACATGCAAAAAGCATAATTACCCAGCTGTACCGAGAAGAGGCGCAAGATCTTCAAGAGGATTCACAGGGCATGACCATGTCGTAG
- a CDS encoding uncharacterized protein (BUSCO:EOG09262MOO), producing the protein MVTYGGDEVSALVLDIGTSSVRAGYAGDDSPKAIIPTQYGFIPPSSDQDVDMGDNSDSTEKPKGARSFIGEAGPSLFRPGMQIGNPMSDTLIQDFGPIPALVRHVLQDSMRVNPSEHPILVTEPAWNTPENRERMAEIMFEEFQVPAFYIANTGVLNTFAAGKGSALVVDVGQSVASVIPVVDGFVLRKGVAYSNLPKLVAAHARHILLGNNIDLIPHQLIASKTPVEPNMPPQYAVREDKIPGVTDSWRQWYEDRAVEEWTQNMGGILEQGWNDQLAIQRPARQYEFPTGFNTFFGPDRFHVGELFFFHKPNLVASNSSLPRHIPALISDSLRACDIELRQVLMGNVVVTGGGTLFSGFTDRLHNELVRSFPHVKIHAPGNPVERRYGAWLGGSILASLGTFHQLWISKEEWMEHGKGIVAQRCK; encoded by the exons ATGGTTACCTACGGTGGAG ATGAAGTTTCAGCATTGGTCCTTGATATCGGTACTTCCTCGGTTCGAGCTGGTTACGCAGGGGATGATAGCCCAAAAGCCATAATTCCGACACAATATGGATTTATCCCGCCGAGCAGTGATCAAGATGTGGATATGGGCGACAACTCAGACAGCACAGAAAAGCCTAAGGGTGCTAGAAGTTTTATTGGAGAAGCAGGTCCCTCGTTATTCCGACCGGGAATGCAGATTGGAAACCCGATGAGCGACACGCTCA TCCAGGACTTTGGCCCTATTCCAGCGCTAGTCCGACATGTGCTACAGGATTCAATGCGAGTCAATCCCAGCGAACACCCGATTTTGGTTACGGAACCTGCATGGAATACACCCGAAAATCGGGAAAGAATGGCGGAAATCATGTTTGAGGAGTTTCAAGTCCCAGCATTTTATATAGCGAATACTGGCGTGCTGAATAC ATTTGCCGCTGGAAAAGGTTCCGCGCTTGTCGTTGATGTTGGCCAGTCAGTTGCTAGTGTCATACCGGTCGTCGATGGCTTTGTATTGCGAAAAG GTGTAGCATATTCCAATCTACCAAAACTTGTGGCTGCGCATGCAAGACACATTCTACTGGGAAACAATATAGACCTTATACCCCACCAACTCATTGCCAGTAAAACT CCTGTTGAACCCAATATGCCCCCTCAATATGCCGTTCGTGAAGACAAAATACCTGGGGTTACTGATAGTTGGCGGCAGTGGTATGAAGATCGAGCGGTTGAGGAATGGACCCAGAACATGGGCGGAATTCTTGAACAAGGATGGAACGACCA GTTAGCTATCCAACGTCCAGCAAGGCAATACGAGTTCCCTACTGGTTTCAACACATTTTTCGGTCCCGATAGATTCCACGTAGGAGAGCTTTTTTTCTTCCACAAACCCAACTTGGTC GCGTCGAACTCATCGTTACCGAGACACATTCCGGCTTTGATTAGCGACTCTCTACGCGCCTGCGATATCGAACTGCGACAAGTGCTTATGGGTAATGTAGTTGTGACTGGTGGTGGAACTCTTTTCAGCGGTTTTACAGACAGGCTCCACAATGAGCTCGTCCGATCTTTCCCCCAT GTGAAAATCCACGCACCCGGAAATCCGGTTGAACGTCGGTACGGGGCATGGCTGGGAGGAAGTATCTTGGCGAGTTTGGGAACGTTCCATCAACTTTGGATCAGCAAAGAAGAGTGGATG GAACATGGGAAAGGAATTGTTGCACAGAGATGCAAATAA
- the ERB1 gene encoding Ribosome biogenesis protein erb1 (BUSCO:EOG092612LP), translating into MVADAQLTKKRKQSHYDDDNTSTFKDAVDIEMLSEEEGDEGDDGLYDGEYENFPGIDVESDEEDSEFEDIEGEEDRNDDEEEDSQDTDIENHHVFPQAKDIISDITGQPKRVFPEIEPDYDSDSSTEDAPNRVGNIPMHWYDDLPHVGYDMDGKSVLKPARGDELDKFLETVEDPTAWTSAFDKNTQSDKPLTSEELDLIRRLYENEVPDAEYDPYEPTTEWFTGKGKEEVMPLSAAPEPKRRWIPSKWEKKKVMKIVRAIRQGRIVPNKPKTATARPQFYAIWSETSASYAPPLPAPKPALPTNAESYNPPEEYLPTAEERRKWEEMEPEDRERDYLPHKYPSLRLVPGYDRFIKERFNRQLDLYMAPRVQRVKLNIDPESLIPKLPSPNSLKPFPTYRSLRFQHPDLARCISVSPDGAWVVSGDEKGTVSLWEIIVGREVKRWKFGGKIGAIQWCPRNDANYFVVGSEDALHCLVPPNLPQTVYQATLETLAPTNLPPTPETPSPVKWSTPVSNSWTDETPLLTIRLPSGSGLPNHVAWHRKGDYMASVCTGGSQGGVWIHQISRRHSQAPFKKVKGNVQLVLFHPLKPHFFVATQQYVRMYNLSEQKLLKTLIPGIKWISSMDVHPSGDHLIVGGYDRKLCWFDLELSDKPYKILRCVSVFFLCGTNNQSSFWLYRYHSRAIRSLQFHPIYPLFASSSDDGTIQVFHARVYNDLMTDPLIVPLKILRGHGVANGLGVLQVKWCSKHPWLVSAGADGGINVWCS; encoded by the exons ATGGTTGCAGACGCACAACTCACGAAAAAGCGGAAACAAAGCCATTATGATGACGATAACACAAGTACCTTCAAGGATGCGGTGGACATAGAAATGTTGAGCGAAGAAGAGGGGGATGAAGGAGATGATGGATTATATGATGGCGAATATGAGAATTTTCCTGGGATTGATGTAGAGAGCGATGAAGAAGACAGCGAGTTTGAAGATatcgaaggagaagaggacaggaacgatgacgaggaagaagactcgCAAGACACGGACATCGAAAACCACCACGTCTTTCCTCAAGCAAAAGACATCATTTCTGACATTACCGGTCAACCAAAGCGTGTATTTCCCGAGATAGAGCCAGATTATGACTCTGATTCATCGACAGAAGAT GCTCCCAATCGTGTAGGCAATATACCAATGCACTGGTACGACGACTTGCCGCATGTCGGCTACGACATGGATGGCAAGAGTGTCCTCAAACCAGCGCGAGGGGACGAGCTTGACAAGTTTCTCGAGACTGTTGAAGATCCCACTGCGTG GACTTCCGCGTTCGACAAAAACACGCAGTCCGATAAACCGCTCACAAGCGAGGAACTCGACCTTATCCGCCGATTATATGAAAATGAAGTCCCCGATGCTGAATATGACCCATATGAACCGACAACAGAATGGTTCACTGgtaaagggaaggaagaagtgATGCCGTTATCAGCAGCACCGGAGCCCAAACGAAGGTGGATTCCCAGTAAatgggagaagaagaag GTTATGAAAATTGTACGCGCAATTAGACAAGGTCGCATCGTGCCCAACAAACCCAAGACCGCCACCGCTCGACCACAATTTTACGCCATTTGGTCCGAAACCTCTGCTTCGTATGCACCTCCTTTACCCGCACCAAAACCCGCCCTTCCCACAAACGCAGAGTCCTATAACCCCCCAGAAGAATACCTACCTACAGCAGAAGAGCGAAGGAAATGGGAGGAAATGGAACCTGAAGACAGAGAGCGTGATTATCTTCCCCATAAATATCCATCGCTTCGCCTCGTACCAGGATATGATCGTTTCATAAAAGAGAGATTCAATCGCCAATTGGATCTGTATATGGCACCTCGTGTACAAAGGGTGAAGCTCAACATCGATCCTGAATCCTTAATCCCGAAGCTTCCCAGCCCCAACAGCCTTAAACCTTTCCCAACTTATAGATCCCTGAGATTCCAGCATCCAGATCTTGCTCGATGTATCAGTGTCAGCCCCGATGGAGCTTGGGTCGTCAGTGGTGATGAAAAGGGCACGGTGTCCCTTTGGGAGATAATCGTGGGGAGAGAGGTGAAGCGCTGGAAATTCGGAGGCAAGATTGGGGCAATTCAATGGTGTCCAAGGAACGATGCGAACTACTTCGTAGTCGGCAG CGAAGACGCGCTGCATTGTCTTGTCCCGCCCAATCTTCCCCAAACCGTTTACCAGGCCACTCTAGAAACTCTCGCCCCTACCAATCTGCCTCCGACTCCTGAAACACCTTCACCGGTCAAATGGTCCACCCCCGTTTCTAACAGCTGGACGGACGAGACACCTCTTCTTACTATACGTTTACCATCCGGTTCTGGCTTACCGAATCACGTAGCCTGGCACCGAAAAGGCGACTATATGGCTAGTGTCT GTACAGGCGGCAGCCAGGGTGGAGTCTGGATCCATCAAATATCTAGACGACACTCTCAGGCACCATTCAAGAAGGTCAAAGGCAATGTGCAGCTAGTACTATTCCATCCGCTAAAGCCTCACTTTTTCGTGGCG ACACAACAATATGTCCGAATGTATAACCTTTCTGAGCAAAAACTGCTGAAAACCCTGATACCGGGGATCAAATGGATCTCCTCCATGGACGTGCACCCATCCGGAGACCATCTGATTGTGGGGGGCTATGATCGGAAATTGTGTTGGTTTGATTTGGAGCTTAGCGACAAACCATACAAGATCCTGCGGTGCGTCTCCGTATTCTTCCTCTGTGGCACGAACAATCAATCATCTTTCTGGCTTTACAGATACCACTCACGCGCCATCAGATCGTTACAGTTCCACCCAATCTATCCACTCTTCGCGTCATCTTCGGACGACGGAACCATACAAGTGTTTCATGCAAGGGTATACAACGATCTAATGACAGACCCGCTTATAGTCCCTCTAAAAATACTTCGTGGGCATGGTGTCGCTAACGGCCTTGGTGTTCTTCAAGTAAAATGGTGCAGCAAACATCCGTGGCTGGTTAGCGCAGGTGCAGATGGAGGTATCAACGTGTGGTGTAGCTAG